A region of Candidatus Poribacteria bacterium DNA encodes the following proteins:
- a CDS encoding sugar phosphate isomerase/epimerase, which yields MDIICASICYRGYAEDEVAATLEYAPQIGYRLMEIHGPLIWSVDAAHAFDIDAMKAKIDASGMKCAGLYPPGWGGQDNADVDVRAEAIARCVEIAEGLGATHLTTSGAQRRTEPGALDRVTACVREVLQRMPTESQIKLTLEPHHGNVLEQAEDFQTVLDAIPDERVGVCIDTGHFHSSGVDTLAAIRQFGSRIYAIHLKDHLGSVSVGIGRGELRLKQIIETLQEIDYQGDLTLELEVEDPENLPRYTEEAYFYLSGMLGLPL from the coding sequence ATGGACATTATCTGTGCTTCTATTTGTTATCGAGGTTATGCCGAAGATGAAGTTGCTGCAACCTTAGAATACGCACCACAGATCGGCTATCGACTGATGGAAATTCATGGACCGCTTATATGGAGCGTAGATGCCGCACACGCGTTTGATATAGACGCTATGAAGGCGAAGATTGACGCATCTGGCATGAAATGTGCCGGACTCTATCCACCTGGGTGGGGTGGACAGGACAATGCCGATGTTGATGTACGTGCGGAGGCAATCGCAAGGTGTGTTGAAATCGCTGAAGGACTCGGCGCGACACATCTAACAACAAGCGGTGCACAACGTAGAACAGAACCCGGGGCATTGGACAGGGTTACTGCTTGTGTCCGCGAGGTGTTGCAGCGTATGCCAACAGAGAGTCAAATCAAGTTGACGCTTGAACCGCACCACGGGAATGTGCTTGAGCAAGCGGAGGATTTCCAAACAGTGTTAGATGCTATTCCTGATGAGCGGGTGGGAGTCTGCATAGATACAGGACATTTCCATTCGTCCGGCGTGGACACACTTGCCGCGATTCGTCAATTCGGTTCCCGCATCTATGCGATACATCTCAAGGACCATCTCGGCTCCGTATCTGTCGGCATTGGACGTGGGGAACTTAGGCTCAAACAGATCATCGAAACGCTCCAAGAGATAGACTACCAAGGCGACCTGACATTAGAATTGGAAGTCGAAGATCCAGAAAATCTGCCGCGCTATACTGAGGAAGCGTATTTCTATCTGAGCGGAATGCTCGGTTTACCGCTATAG
- a CDS encoding secondary thiamine-phosphate synthase enzyme YjbQ, with translation MIQQIEITLPEYPRGFHLVTDEIMKSLGELPKEGILHLFIKHTSAGLTINENDDPTVREDFANSFDQLVKEREPFYKHTIEGDDDMPAHIKASLVGFTVSVPITDHRLNLGIWQGIYLCEFRNCGGRRHLVATLYS, from the coding sequence GTGATTCAACAAATCGAAATAACCTTACCTGAATACCCGCGCGGCTTTCATCTGGTTACAGATGAGATTATGAAATCGCTCGGTGAATTGCCGAAAGAAGGTATCCTACATCTCTTCATTAAGCACACGTCCGCAGGATTGACCATCAACGAAAACGACGATCCGACGGTCCGCGAGGATTTTGCTAACAGTTTCGATCAGCTCGTCAAAGAGCGTGAACCATTTTATAAACACACAATAGAAGGCGATGACGATATGCCAGCACATATCAAAGCGTCGCTTGTCGGCTTTACCGTCTCCGTCCCGATTACTGACCATCGCCTCAATTTAGGTATATGGCAAGGCATCTATCTCTGCGAATTTCGGAATTGTGGTGGTAGGCGACACTTAGTAGCGACGCTCTATTCTTAG
- a CDS encoding sugar phosphate isomerase/epimerase, with translation MQFGFMSSVCPPLTLAELIDKAKQYDYKHLELRVEWDHGHGVELDSTPQQLSDARAQFVDSGIDLSCIATGVRFIDPDASKRAEQVELLKRYIDLAATMGAANIRIFGDRVPETPVEVSQTLDWEADGIRECDGLAGDAGVALCLETHGNLIGSYVAETLHRAEAQNTFVNWHAAHHVRHGEPINVAYVHLRGKVRHAHVNFGDDGPLPDTERDSLTLLAEDGYNGFISIEVINPPDSDAVLKRHAELYSTL, from the coding sequence ATGCAATTTGGTTTCATGTCGTCTGTCTGTCCGCCGCTAACATTGGCGGAACTCATTGACAAAGCGAAACAGTATGACTATAAACACTTGGAACTTCGCGTCGAGTGGGATCACGGACACGGTGTCGAACTGGATTCTACACCACAACAACTCAGCGACGCGCGCGCCCAATTTGTCGATAGCGGGATTGATCTCTCCTGCATCGCAACGGGTGTCCGGTTCATTGATCCAGACGCGAGCAAACGTGCCGAGCAAGTTGAACTCCTCAAGCGTTACATTGATCTTGCAGCAACCATGGGCGCAGCGAATATCCGTATCTTTGGGGATAGGGTACCAGAGACTCCAGTTGAAGTATCCCAAACTTTGGATTGGGAAGCGGATGGCATTCGTGAATGTGATGGATTGGCAGGCGACGCAGGCGTTGCACTCTGTTTAGAGACACACGGCAACCTCATCGGCAGCTACGTTGCGGAGACACTGCATCGCGCTGAAGCACAGAACACTTTTGTGAATTGGCACGCAGCGCATCATGTCCGGCACGGAGAACCCATCAATGTGGCGTATGTCCATCTGCGTGGCAAAGTCCGACACGCACATGTCAACTTCGGGGACGACGGACCACTACCCGATACAGAAAGAGATTCGCTCACGCTCCTTGCTGAAGACGGATATAACGGATTTATCTCCATAGAGGTTATCAACCCACCGGATTCCGATGCGGTGCTGAAGCGACACGCTGAACTCTATAGCACTTTGTAG
- a CDS encoding AAA family ATPase, which yields MKICKLKLKNLNSFRDPVAIDFENPPLDDASLVAITGPTGAGKTTLLDAICVALYGKTPRLSGTTNQHPRHLISHGETEGFAEIHFEANNTRYHATWSIRRNRSPQSQLFNDSDELITTNVAQEVESILGLDFGAFKRSVMLAQGEFAAFLKASKEERRAILEATIDSYDYDLLKQTLNDKVSQLEAVHEEVNERGNRIRVSSHEIDAARERLVSLQRQSEVLDANRQRIRARLELANAEVELRSAAADRTAAKEQVETNQTVFDEVQASYAAASTERDRRMRNYAEARPNIGRAEDRFAEVDKRTSDLTNLTEQINTLENQLSDGRTEQEQLNEQIENAQRFLNENSLPSDRQQRLNRATGFLAQLDALQNQLEDRSVSRDDCVERVSSLENRLETLFRNREERLAEQAEAVTALGNAEAELDNLQTDGTREDWNTRRQQALQAQPIAQRYETANSNLANSEDRLHELNVANTELDTILAQIENELTSQAEVCQREEDAVQRCEDARESALLANPINQLRQRLQPGEPCSVCGATDHPCVDVVEPEAENLLQDAETALTNARDVAQSAQNRIRDLQTRQARTEQNSRNTAEQIMECATEIETLQDETTQLLTEWREIYPDADVSSAWTAEQVDDADTAIAALETARQVHTQATHNCETATQRLETCDNDIARDTESLNETEMQLSELSDAVEDLQAGIASTESRFWELLPDAFHGVAPQEAVDEFNNMIEAIGIREDERRNAEARLQVLNTEITADEGNLENLRERREVLQTEIDAYRAEGEAFLEAAREITGGLETEDEINVAIEALEADMQTKEVERDNADRQLQESQNLLTETQIAHEICEVRCGECAERFETACQAYFNRLENAEFNWSEAHDAALSEVLVDIETQAEEIEVQFQEAQQKVGEQRQIVNNLQNALQERENLEAEAQEAKQEWKRWRRLQKTIPANDLRDFALEIMFRQMVSLANEQLKYLTSERYQLEVETIGDLSVVDRWNANEKRPVETLSGGESFLTSLALALALSELSRGRAQLNSLFLDEGFGTLDTETLDIAIAALEGLRMQGRNIFLISHIQELTRRLPVKIQVNKKGNGSSSVKIQG from the coding sequence ATGAAAATATGCAAATTGAAACTTAAAAATCTAAATAGTTTTCGGGACCCAGTTGCAATTGATTTTGAAAATCCGCCGTTGGATGACGCGTCTCTTGTAGCGATTACCGGTCCAACAGGTGCTGGAAAGACAACGCTGTTGGATGCTATTTGTGTCGCCCTTTATGGAAAGACACCAAGGTTGAGTGGAACTACAAATCAACATCCAAGACACCTTATCAGCCACGGTGAAACGGAGGGCTTTGCTGAAATACATTTTGAGGCAAACAATACCCGTTACCATGCGACGTGGTCCATTAGGCGCAACCGCTCTCCGCAATCACAATTGTTTAATGATTCCGACGAGTTAATCACCACCAATGTTGCTCAAGAGGTAGAATCTATCTTAGGGCTTGATTTTGGTGCTTTCAAACGCTCTGTTATGTTAGCGCAAGGCGAATTCGCGGCGTTTTTAAAGGCAAGCAAAGAAGAGCGACGGGCGATTTTGGAAGCAACCATAGACAGCTATGACTATGATTTACTCAAACAGACGCTAAACGACAAAGTTAGCCAGCTTGAAGCGGTGCATGAGGAAGTCAACGAAAGAGGCAATCGAATTCGGGTATCTTCACATGAGATAGACGCAGCTAGAGAGAGACTTGTTAGTTTGCAAAGGCAATCTGAAGTATTAGATGCGAATAGGCAACGAATTCGGGCAAGATTAGAACTTGCAAATGCAGAGGTTGAACTCCGTTCGGCAGCAGCAGATAGAACTGCTGCAAAGGAACAAGTTGAAACCAATCAAACCGTTTTTGACGAGGTGCAGGCATCGTACGCCGCTGCATCCACTGAGCGAGATCGGAGGATGCGGAACTACGCTGAAGCGAGACCAAATATAGGACGAGCGGAAGATCGGTTTGCGGAAGTGGATAAGCGAACTTCAGATTTGACGAATTTGACAGAGCAGATTAACACATTGGAGAACCAATTAAGCGACGGACGGACTGAGCAAGAACAGTTAAACGAACAGATTGAAAATGCACAGCGTTTTTTGAACGAAAATTCGCTTCCATCAGATCGGCAACAACGTCTTAACCGAGCCACCGGTTTTCTGGCACAACTTGATGCACTACAAAATCAGTTAGAGGATAGATCGGTCAGTAGGGATGATTGTGTCGAAAGAGTATCGTCTTTGGAAAACAGATTAGAGACGTTATTCAGGAATCGTGAAGAACGCCTCGCGGAACAAGCAGAAGCGGTAACTGCATTGGGAAACGCCGAAGCTGAATTGGACAATTTACAGACAGATGGAACTCGTGAAGATTGGAATACCCGCAGACAGCAGGCACTCCAGGCACAACCCATCGCTCAGAGATATGAAACAGCAAACAGTAACTTAGCGAACTCCGAAGACCGTTTGCATGAATTGAATGTGGCGAATACAGAATTAGATACGATACTTGCACAGATCGAAAATGAATTGACAAGCCAAGCGGAGGTGTGCCAGCGGGAGGAAGATGCAGTTCAACGTTGTGAAGATGCACGAGAATCAGCACTTTTAGCAAATCCAATCAATCAACTTCGGCAACGGCTTCAACCGGGAGAACCCTGCTCGGTGTGTGGTGCAACAGATCATCCCTGTGTTGATGTCGTGGAACCTGAAGCTGAGAATTTGCTGCAAGATGCTGAAACTGCATTAACAAATGCCAGAGATGTCGCACAGTCCGCACAAAATCGGATTCGGGATTTACAAACGAGACAGGCGAGAACTGAACAAAATAGCCGCAATACTGCTGAACAAATTATGGAATGCGCTACCGAAATAGAAACACTGCAAGACGAGACAACGCAGCTTCTCACAGAGTGGCGAGAGATCTATCCAGATGCAGATGTTTCATCTGCCTGGACAGCCGAGCAGGTTGACGACGCGGATACTGCTATCGCAGCTCTTGAAACCGCCAGGCAAGTCCACACACAAGCAACGCATAATTGCGAAACAGCAACACAACGACTTGAAACCTGTGACAACGACATCGCTCGCGACACCGAATCTCTGAATGAAACTGAAATGCAGTTGAGCGAACTCAGCGATGCCGTTGAAGATTTACAAGCGGGTATCGCATCTACAGAGTCGCGTTTTTGGGAGTTGCTACCTGACGCTTTTCATGGTGTTGCACCACAAGAGGCTGTAGATGAGTTTAACAATATGATCGAAGCGATTGGGATCCGTGAAGACGAACGTCGGAATGCAGAGGCACGACTTCAGGTGCTTAATACGGAAATCACGGCAGACGAAGGCAACCTTGAAAACCTGAGAGAACGCCGCGAAGTATTGCAAACCGAAATAGATGCATATCGGGCCGAGGGGGAAGCGTTTTTGGAGGCAGCTCGCGAAATAACTGGTGGTTTGGAAACAGAAGACGAGATTAACGTCGCTATTGAGGCGTTAGAAGCTGACATGCAGACCAAAGAGGTGGAGCGCGATAATGCTGATCGTCAATTGCAGGAGAGCCAAAACCTGCTAACAGAAACGCAAATTGCTCACGAGATTTGCGAAGTGCGGTGTGGTGAATGTGCTGAAAGATTTGAAACGGCATGCCAAGCTTATTTTAATAGATTAGAGAACGCAGAATTTAACTGGTCAGAAGCACACGATGCAGCATTGTCGGAGGTATTAGTGGATATTGAAACCCAAGCCGAAGAAATTGAAGTGCAGTTCCAAGAGGCGCAGCAAAAAGTTGGTGAACAACGGCAAATAGTAAACAATTTGCAAAATGCGCTTCAGGAACGTGAAAATCTTGAGGCTGAGGCACAAGAGGCTAAACAAGAATGGAAACGCTGGCGGAGGTTACAGAAGACAATTCCCGCTAATGACTTACGTGATTTCGCGCTGGAGATTATGTTCAGGCAAATGGTCAGTTTAGCAAATGAACAACTCAAATATCTCACCTCAGAGCGGTACCAACTTGAAGTCGAAACTATCGGTGACTTATCTGTTGTTGATCGCTGGAATGCGAATGAAAAACGTCCCGTTGAGACACTCTCCGGTGGAGAATCGTTTCTGACGAGCCTCGCTTTGGCACTCGCGCTCTCTGAACTCAGTCGTGGGCGGGCACAACTCAATTCGTTGTTCCTTGACGAGGGATTTGGCACGCTTGATACCGAGACGCTCGACATTGCTATCGCTGCACTTGAAGGACTCCGCATGCAGGGACGGAACATCTTCCTCATCAGCCATATTCAGGAATTAACGAGACGCTTACCTGTCAAAATTCAAGTTAATAAAAAAGGAAACGGCAGTTCATCTGTTAAAATTCAAGGTTAA